The DNA window TTGAGATGATGTTATCCGCGCCCGCCTACCATCTGAAGCGTCAAGCCAGGCTGTTGTCGCGCGAGGCAAAAATCCCGCTCCACCGGGCGCTTGACCGGATTGCCGCGCAAGAGGGATTTGCCAGTTGGAGCCTGCTTGCGGCGAAGCTGTCCGAGACGGCGCCCGCCAGCAGGTTGTTCGCGCAACTCACACCTGGTGACCTGGTTCTGGTCGGCGCGCGGCCGGGCCATGGCAAGACGCTGATGAGCCTCGAACTGGCGGTCGAAGCGATGAAGTCGGGCCACCGCAGCGTGTTCTTCACGCTGGAATATACGCAACGCGATGTACTGGAGCGGCTCCGCGCCATCGGCGTCGAGCCGGCCCGGTTCGACCGGCTGTTCGAGTTCGACACTTCCGATGCCATCAGCGCCGGCTATATCGTCAGGGTGTTGGGGTCGGCGCCGCGTGGCACGCTGGCGGTCATCGATTACCTGCAACTGCTCGATCAGAAACGAGAGAATCCAGGCCTGATGGACCAGGTCCGCACGCTGAAGGCTTTCGCGCGCGATAGCGGCGTGATCCTGGTCTTCATCTCGCAGATCGACCGGTCCTACGATCCCGCGAAGAAGCCGGTCCCGGATATCAGTGATGTTCGCCTGCCCAACCCGCTTGATTTGTCCCTCTTCGACAAGGCCTGCTTCCTGAACGAGGGCGAGATCCGCTTCCAGGCGGCTTGAGCGCTCTAGCGGCCAAGGCTATCCCAGCGTCACTGGGAGAGCATGGATCATGGTCGAGATCGTCAAACCGGCGCTTGAACATCTGCCGTCCTACAAGGCGGCGCTCGAGCGCGGCTGGTCGCCGGACAATGTTCGGCCCGTGGAGGCAACGCGCGAGCAGCTCGCGGCGATAGAGCAGGCTCCGGTGGCCTTCCTGGCCAGCCTGGATGATCCTGAAGCCAGGGGCGGCCCGATCACCTTGCCCGATGGCACGCAAGTGCCGCGCCTGCCGGGATTCCGCCGCTGGATCTGGGATGGCGAGGCGTCGGGCTCGATCGGCTTTCGCTGGCAGAAAGGAACGGCGATGCTGCCGTCGCATGTGCTTGGCCATATCGGCTATGCGGTGGTGCCCTGGAAGCAGCGGCGCGGCTACGCAACCGAGGCCCTGCGGCTGATGCTCGACGAGGCGAGGGCGGTCGGCCTTCCCTATGTCGAGATCACCGCCAAGCCGGGCAATCCGGCATCACACAAGGTGATCCTGGCCAATGGCGGCAAGCTCGTCGAGCGCTTCCTCGAGGATGCCGCCTATGGCGGGGTGGAGAGTCTGCGGTTCCGGATCGATTTGTAGGCCGCCTCGCCGCTAGGCCTGATCGCGCAGCCAGTCGGCCAGCGATGCGCGGTGCTTGCCGGCCCTGCCGGTGAAGGCTTCGGCCGACAGCATGGAGTTCAGCACGGCCTCCTGCGTGGCTTCCGCCGCCGCCCGAAAAAGGATGTCGATGCGTGCTTCGTTGAGCGTCAGCAGTGGTACCAGATCGCGGCTTTCGTCGTGGTCGACCGGATTTCCGGTGCTGAAGGCAATGGCGATGTCGCCGCTCCCATGGCCCCAGAAGGAGCCAAGTGTCGCGATGCCTGCCCCGGCGCGGCGTGCTACTCTCTCGAGCTGGCGGTGTTCGAGCGGCACGTCGGTTGCCAGCACGACCATGATCGAACCGCGTTCGGCCTCGGCCGGCCGCCTGGGGTCGGGCCGGCGCCCATCGGGCAGAATGAGGTCGCCCGGCCTGCCGAAATTCGAGAGCACGAGAACACCAAGGTGATGTTCGCCGCCAAGCGCGATTCTCCTGGACGCCGAGCCGATGCCGCCCTTGAAGCCGAAGCAGCTCATTCCCGTTCCGGCGCCGACATTGCCCTGTTCGACCGCGCCTTCACGAGCGTCCGCCAGTGCGGCGAGGGCGTGTTCTTCGGTCACGGCCAGGGCCTGGATGTCGTTCAGCGGACCGTCATTGCACTCGCCGACCACCGGATTGACGGTTCCGGTGGTGCGGCCGATATCCGGATTCTGGCGGATGGCGTCGCGGATCAGGGCCGTGGCGCAGGTGCCGACCGAGAGCGTGTTGGTCAAGAGAACAGGTGTTTCGATGGTGCCGAGTTCCTGCACCTGCGTCAGGCCGACCGTCTTGCCGAAACCATTGATGACATGGCTTGCCGCCGTCACCTTCTTGCGGAACAGATTTCCGTCATGCGGCAAGATCGCGGTCACGCCGGTGTTGATGTCCCCATCGCGCAGGGTGGAATGGCCGACCCGCACGCCGGGCACGTCGGTGATGGAATTCCTTGCGCCCGCCGGCAAGGTGCCGCAGGTCAGGCCGAAATCACCGACAGTCCTGATCATCCCTGCTCCTTACAAACGTCCCGCGTCGATGATCCGTTTCAGGAAGGCGCGGGTGCGTTCGCCCTGCGGGTTGCCGAAAATCCGCGAAGGCGGGCCTTCCTCATAGACCAGCCCTTCCTGCAGGAAACAGACCTTGTCGGCAACCTCGCGCGCAAATCCCATTTCGTGCGTCGCCAGCACCATGGTCATGCCCTTGGTCGCCAGGTCGCGCACGATGTCCAGGACTTCCGAGACGAGCTCGGGATCGAGCGCCGAGGTGATCTCGTCGAGCAGCAGGAGGGCAGGGTCCATCATCAGCGCGCGCACGATCGCCACACGCTGTTGCTGGCCGCCGGACAGGCGGTCGGGATATTCCCGTGCCTTGGCGGCGAGGCCGACCCGTTCGAGCAGCGCCATGCCCTTGTCTTCGGCCGCCTTGCGCGGCGTGCCCAGCACCTTGACCGGGCCGAGCGTGATGTTCTCGATGACGCTCATGTGCGGAAACAGGTTGTAGCTCTGGAAGACGATGCCGATCTCGCGCCGGAGCAGGTCGAGGTCGACGCCCGGACCGGTGACGCGGTCGCCATGCAGCCTGATCTCGCCGCCCTGGATGGGCTCGAGACAGTTGATGCAGCGCAGCAGCGTGGACTTGCCGCAACCCGAAGGGCCGATCAGGCAGACCACCTGGTGTTCCTCGATGTCCAGCGAAATGCCCTTCAGCACCTCGACCGCGCCATATCGCTTGTAGGCCTTGTCGATTTCGACCAATGCCATGGTGGTTACTCCCCGCTCGTCAGGATCCCGAGCGCATTTTGCGGCGGTCCCGCTCGATCAGCCGATCGACGAACCGGGCCTGCGGGATGGTGATGAGGATGAAGAGGAGCGCCACAGTCGTCACCGCCGACAGGTTGAAGTTATTGCTGGCGACGATCTTCGACTGGTTGAAGGCATCGATGGTGCCGATGATGGCGACCAGCGCGGTGTCTTTCTGCAGGCTGATGCAGTTGTTCATCAACGGCGGAATGATGCCGCGTACCGCCTGCGGAACGACCACATAGCGCATCGTCCTGAAATAGGAGAGGCCCAGCGAACGCGCCGCCGCGATCTGGCTCGGATGCACGCTTTCGATGCCGGCGCGATAGACTTCCGAGGTGTAGGCGCCGTAGGTCAGTGTGAGCGCGATGATCGCATAGGCGTTGGAGGACAGGTCCTTCAGGATGGGCAGTCCGGTCAGCGGCAGGCCGAAGCCGATGAGATAGATGGTGATGATGGCCGGCAGGCCGCGGAACAGGTCGCCATAGACGATCGCAAGCGTGCGGATCGGCCGGCCGGCCTTGCCAGGCAAGGTGCGGGCGATGGCGACGACCAGCGCCCAGACCAGGATGAGGATCGCGGAAAAGAAGAAGATCGAGATGTTGGTGCCGAATGCCTTGAGAATGGTCCAGGCCGACTTCCAGATCAGGTCGAGATCGAAGAACGTCCGGCTGACGGCGGCATCGTTGACCACCAGGAACCAGGCGAAGGCGCAGATGATCAGGAGCGCCACCGAATAGGAAAGGGCATTCCAGGATGCATCCGAGGATATGGACCCGAGTTCGCGGCCGGCATGTACATCATCCGAGGATGCCGCGCGCGCCGACAGCCTGACAGCGCGCCAGGCAAGCCCGATGACCCATAGCGGCGGCACGCAGGCGAGCGCCGACATGATCTGGACAGGGACGTTCGGCCAGCCCTGCCGCAGTACATAGGCGGCGATGTGCAGGGACGTGCAGGCAATGGCGAGGAACATCGCGACAGCCACGCCGAGCACGACCCAGGCCCGCCTGCCATACGTGCGGACCTTGCTGCGAGCACGC is part of the Mesorhizobium loti genome and encodes:
- a CDS encoding DNA helicase, which produces MMLSAPAYHLKRQARLLSREAKIPLHRALDRIAAQEGFASWSLLAAKLSETAPASRLFAQLTPGDLVLVGARPGHGKTLMSLELAVEAMKSGHRSVFFTLEYTQRDVLERLRAIGVEPARFDRLFEFDTSDAISAGYIVRVLGSAPRGTLAVIDYLQLLDQKRENPGLMDQVRTLKAFARDSGVILVFISQIDRSYDPAKKPVPDISDVRLPNPLDLSLFDKACFLNEGEIRFQAA
- a CDS encoding GNAT family N-acetyltransferase yields the protein MVEIVKPALEHLPSYKAALERGWSPDNVRPVEATREQLAAIEQAPVAFLASLDDPEARGGPITLPDGTQVPRLPGFRRWIWDGEASGSIGFRWQKGTAMLPSHVLGHIGYAVVPWKQRRGYATEALRLMLDEARAVGLPYVEITAKPGNPASHKVILANGGKLVERFLEDAAYGGVESLRFRIDL
- a CDS encoding P1 family peptidase; protein product: MIRTVGDFGLTCGTLPAGARNSITDVPGVRVGHSTLRDGDINTGVTAILPHDGNLFRKKVTAASHVINGFGKTVGLTQVQELGTIETPVLLTNTLSVGTCATALIRDAIRQNPDIGRTTGTVNPVVGECNDGPLNDIQALAVTEEHALAALADAREGAVEQGNVGAGTGMSCFGFKGGIGSASRRIALGGEHHLGVLVLSNFGRPGDLILPDGRRPDPRRPAEAERGSIMVVLATDVPLEHRQLERVARRAGAGIATLGSFWGHGSGDIAIAFSTGNPVDHDESRDLVPLLTLNEARIDILFRAAAEATQEAVLNSMLSAEAFTGRAGKHRASLADWLRDQA
- a CDS encoding amino acid ABC transporter ATP-binding protein produces the protein MALVEIDKAYKRYGAVEVLKGISLDIEEHQVVCLIGPSGCGKSTLLRCINCLEPIQGGEIRLHGDRVTGPGVDLDLLRREIGIVFQSYNLFPHMSVIENITLGPVKVLGTPRKAAEDKGMALLERVGLAAKAREYPDRLSGGQQQRVAIVRALMMDPALLLLDEITSALDPELVSEVLDIVRDLATKGMTMVLATHEMGFAREVADKVCFLQEGLVYEEGPPSRIFGNPQGERTRAFLKRIIDAGRL
- a CDS encoding amino acid ABC transporter permease, which translates into the protein MSIPTAESGSERASQWRARSKVRTYGRRAWVVLGVAVAMFLAIACTSLHIAAYVLRQGWPNVPVQIMSALACVPPLWVIGLAWRAVRLSARAASSDDVHAGRELGSISSDASWNALSYSVALLIICAFAWFLVVNDAAVSRTFFDLDLIWKSAWTILKAFGTNISIFFFSAILILVWALVVAIARTLPGKAGRPIRTLAIVYGDLFRGLPAIITIYLIGFGLPLTGLPILKDLSSNAYAIIALTLTYGAYTSEVYRAGIESVHPSQIAAARSLGLSYFRTMRYVVVPQAVRGIIPPLMNNCISLQKDTALVAIIGTIDAFNQSKIVASNNFNLSAVTTVALLFILITIPQARFVDRLIERDRRKMRSGS